One Fuerstiella marisgermanici DNA window includes the following coding sequences:
- the tatC gene encoding twin-arginine translocase subunit TatC, protein MPRNRDLFNDSTMTFGEHLEVLRVHVWRALIGLVIGVVAALFLGDKVIGILSQPIDEALRRNNQPEATDDIGGMDFSGFIKQMFSDEEKKPDKPPVMEEVPGDDELTVDVSIASLVAALKTVAPELVVETPDVPEKKEAAEPDDGDADAAANSKAGSAESSEPVESVSLVLRSDEIALFKKTADRFNRPVTYKVEEAFMTYLKVSLVAGLVLAAPWVFYQAWLFVAAGLYPHERKHVYIYLPMSIGLFMAGAVFCFYFVFPIVLDFLIQFNEWIGVELQPRLSEYISLVLMLPVMFGLSFQLPLVMLFLDRIGVMTVKGYLENWRMAVLVIAIVSMLMTPADPTSMLLMMFPLVFLYFGGIMLCRFRPGASTDPLA, encoded by the coding sequence ATGCCCCGCAACCGCGACCTGTTTAACGATTCGACGATGACGTTTGGCGAACACCTTGAGGTGTTGCGCGTGCATGTCTGGCGAGCGTTGATTGGTCTGGTAATTGGCGTTGTCGCAGCCCTCTTTTTGGGCGACAAGGTCATTGGCATTCTTAGTCAACCAATCGACGAAGCTCTGCGCCGCAATAACCAGCCCGAAGCCACAGACGATATCGGCGGCATGGACTTCAGCGGCTTTATCAAACAGATGTTCTCGGACGAAGAAAAGAAGCCGGATAAGCCACCGGTCATGGAGGAAGTGCCGGGCGACGATGAACTGACGGTCGATGTTTCTATTGCCAGTTTGGTGGCTGCATTGAAAACCGTCGCTCCGGAACTGGTGGTCGAGACACCAGACGTACCGGAGAAAAAGGAGGCCGCAGAGCCCGACGATGGCGATGCAGACGCAGCGGCCAATTCAAAGGCAGGCTCGGCCGAAAGCTCAGAGCCGGTGGAATCGGTGTCTCTTGTGCTGCGGTCAGATGAAATTGCTCTCTTCAAAAAGACGGCCGACCGATTCAATCGCCCGGTTACTTACAAAGTTGAAGAAGCCTTCATGACCTATCTGAAGGTGAGCCTGGTCGCCGGCCTTGTCCTTGCCGCACCGTGGGTATTCTACCAAGCCTGGCTGTTTGTCGCCGCGGGCCTGTATCCTCACGAACGTAAGCACGTCTACATCTACCTTCCCATGAGCATCGGATTGTTCATGGCGGGGGCCGTGTTCTGCTTCTATTTTGTGTTTCCAATCGTGCTGGACTTCCTGATTCAATTCAACGAATGGATTGGTGTCGAGCTACAGCCTCGGCTGTCGGAATACATCAGTCTAGTGCTGATGCTGCCTGTGATGTTCGGGCTTAGCTTTCAATTGCCGCTGGTCATGTTGTTCCTCGATCGCATCGGCGTGATGACGGTGAAGGGATACCTGGAAAACTGGCGAATGGCAGTCCTCGTGATTGCGATCGTGTCAATGCTGATGACGCCGGCCGACCCCACCAGCATGCTGTTAATGATGTTCCCGCTCGTGTTTCTGTACTTTGGCGGAATTATGCTGTGCCGATTCCGTCCCGGAGCATCAACCGACCCATTGGCTTAA
- a CDS encoding PH domain-containing protein: MTAQAIAGVSASSESVVMTEYPSLAAGGIGQLLGSIYESIPLPLGLPKLSYIFALVTAPLGLLLYFLQKAFGERYVLTNRAVQVWTARTGRKVAAINLDDYDHIELDQRPGQVFYNAADLRFVGPNGDTKLRLKGVKDAGAFKNAIESMRTSRSMVRDSMARIEGRG, from the coding sequence ATGACAGCTCAGGCGATTGCTGGCGTTAGTGCCTCTTCCGAATCGGTTGTAATGACGGAGTATCCGTCACTCGCAGCTGGTGGTATCGGGCAACTATTGGGCAGCATTTACGAATCAATTCCGCTGCCGCTGGGCCTTCCCAAGCTCTCGTACATCTTTGCGTTGGTCACGGCACCGCTCGGTCTGCTGCTGTACTTTCTGCAGAAGGCGTTCGGAGAACGGTATGTGCTGACGAATCGTGCCGTGCAGGTTTGGACGGCTCGAACAGGCCGCAAAGTGGCTGCGATAAATTTGGACGACTACGACCACATCGAACTGGATCAACGCCCCGGTCAGGTTTTTTACAATGCCGCCGATCTTCGCTTTGTCGGCCCTAACGGGGATACAAAGCTGCGTTTGAAAGGCGTCAAGGATGCGGGAGCGTTCAAGAACGCCATCGAGAGCATGCGGACCTCACGGAGCATGGTTCGAGATTCAATGGCTCGGATCGAGGGACGCGGCTAG
- a CDS encoding Hcp family type VI secretion system effector, with translation MPAYIKLGDIKGEATDSGHKDWIIIQSMSSPIMRSIPEGAKDHQRTKGETTLGDIAVMRELDKSSTKLQESCANGTFFDEVEIHFCSTVGNKQEPYLKYKLKNVIVSSYSFQGMASGDPLPSESITLGYTEVEWTYVTLDPNNGKPVGNVPGKYNPGKGQA, from the coding sequence ATGCCAGCGTACATTAAACTTGGCGACATCAAAGGCGAAGCAACAGACAGCGGACACAAGGACTGGATCATCATTCAGTCAATGAGTTCACCAATCATGCGTTCAATTCCTGAAGGTGCCAAAGACCACCAGCGAACCAAAGGCGAAACGACTTTGGGTGACATCGCTGTCATGCGTGAGCTTGACAAATCGTCGACGAAACTGCAGGAATCCTGTGCCAACGGAACCTTCTTCGATGAAGTGGAAATTCACTTCTGTTCGACCGTCGGCAACAAGCAGGAACCTTACCTGAAGTACAAGTTGAAAAACGTCATCGTCTCCAGCTACAGCTTCCAGGGCATGGCCAGCGGCGATCCACTGCCGTCTGAGTCCATTACACTTGGCTATACTGAAGTTGAGTGGACTTACGTCACACTCGATCCAAACAACGGTAAGCCAGTTGGCAATGTGCCCGGGAAGTACAACCCTGGCAAAGGTCAGGCGTAA
- a CDS encoding murein peptide amidase A, whose amino-acid sequence MWFLTHIRRVRTLRHTLYLTLLLISFTLSGCSSVPKFDSTPTVDVTTRSVADIPMPVFDQSEAKSPRIASSDLTRGIVSAPKPFAWEELGKSAGDRPVQAISVGQGGYRTLILGSLSGHDPAAIDLTEKLAQHIHQNGIILGGIEATIVRNANPDGEAMQKGTNANGVVLNRQFTDRSAVPKPLSAEEPEIRLLRELLNKTRPQRVIHIRTFPGTKGAMAASAGAAATAREVADWLDFDFYSLPEGSRPGTLERYLSEQESQQMITFAFPRETDEEVVWEEFGDSLLNLLLHDDYQTRTLARQQDASSSADRRGIKNSPMPSED is encoded by the coding sequence ATGTGGTTCCTCACTCACATTCGCCGCGTTAGGACATTACGTCATACGCTGTATTTAACGCTGCTGCTAATCAGCTTCACGCTGAGCGGATGTTCTTCCGTTCCGAAGTTCGATTCGACGCCCACCGTTGACGTGACCACTCGTTCGGTGGCCGACATTCCGATGCCGGTCTTCGATCAAAGTGAAGCTAAGTCGCCACGAATCGCCAGCAGCGATCTCACTCGCGGCATCGTGTCGGCACCAAAGCCGTTTGCGTGGGAGGAACTTGGAAAAAGCGCTGGCGATCGCCCGGTTCAGGCCATTTCCGTCGGGCAGGGCGGTTACCGCACGCTAATTCTCGGCAGTCTGTCCGGACACGATCCCGCCGCGATCGACCTGACGGAAAAGCTGGCACAGCACATCCACCAAAACGGAATCATTCTTGGCGGGATCGAAGCCACCATCGTTCGGAACGCCAACCCAGATGGCGAAGCGATGCAGAAGGGGACAAACGCCAACGGAGTGGTCCTGAATCGGCAATTCACGGACCGAAGCGCTGTTCCGAAGCCCCTGTCTGCTGAAGAGCCCGAAATTCGGCTGCTGCGCGAACTGCTGAACAAGACGAGGCCTCAACGGGTAATCCACATCCGCACGTTTCCCGGCACGAAAGGCGCGATGGCGGCCAGCGCGGGTGCCGCCGCGACTGCTCGGGAAGTTGCCGACTGGCTGGATTTTGATTTCTATTCGCTGCCGGAAGGATCCCGACCGGGGACACTTGAGCGATATCTGTCAGAACAGGAATCGCAGCAGATGATCACATTTGCATTCCCTCGTGAGACCGACGAAGAGGTTGTCTGGGAAGAATTCGGCGATTCGCTGCTGAATCTGCTGCTGCACGACGACTACCAAACTCGCACGCTGGCGCGCCAGCAGGATGCCAGCAGTTCGGCAGATCGTCGAGGCATAAAAAATTCTCCCATGCCGTCGGAAGACTGA
- a CDS encoding transglutaminase-like domain-containing protein: protein MCAVAILLSGTVGFLPIAAGDEPVTDGESASEAWFVMKFDGKPVGFERVKSHVLPGTNPPQFSRVRRTRLKLQRLGQDLTVEATLITTESLTGHLLEFSLQRTDGSGARIERSGRFLPEERGYQVTDRASASVRTFDLQTDGVVQSPIVSTWLPSLVAEGIKRVTRPVLFPESMAVADVTAETRRSRRIHDDQRRSIEVTPIHFYPQLDPLKSTQFFVDASGAVVRQEKRVLGGLLSMELTTADQALAAISGQPLDLDVRSLIPIDRLLSTGAERQQLVIDLTVKSGFLNDIPETAFQKVSRVDASTLRVTLTTPELPPIRANTSFRQAKQQAIPPTRWMQLEDPILQRMAATGSGGKTSDGEVCQQLERFVQSKIRHSAFSINLQSAADVARTLRGDCTEHAVLLAALMRVNGIPSRVVGGLVHTNRQYGFMGHVWVEALVEGQWIPFDSATSAHSHGTTHLKLTHSNLNDETTGAISLFLPVLDLAGRAAIKVVSQQ from the coding sequence GTGTGCGCCGTCGCAATATTGTTGTCTGGCACGGTGGGATTTCTCCCCATCGCCGCAGGTGATGAGCCTGTGACAGACGGCGAGAGTGCTTCGGAGGCATGGTTTGTAATGAAGTTCGATGGCAAGCCTGTGGGGTTCGAACGCGTCAAATCGCATGTCCTGCCAGGCACGAATCCACCGCAGTTTTCTCGCGTTCGTCGCACGCGGCTGAAGCTGCAGCGTCTCGGACAGGATCTGACGGTCGAAGCGACACTGATCACAACAGAATCGCTGACCGGACATTTGCTGGAATTCAGCCTTCAAAGAACGGATGGTTCCGGGGCTCGAATCGAACGCAGCGGTCGCTTTCTGCCAGAAGAACGGGGTTACCAGGTGACCGATCGAGCCAGCGCATCGGTTCGCACGTTCGATCTGCAGACGGACGGCGTGGTTCAATCGCCGATCGTTTCTACATGGTTGCCCAGTCTGGTTGCTGAAGGCATAAAGCGAGTGACGCGGCCCGTGCTGTTTCCTGAATCAATGGCGGTCGCGGACGTCACCGCCGAAACCCGCCGCAGCCGACGAATTCACGACGACCAACGCCGTTCCATTGAAGTCACCCCGATCCACTTCTACCCGCAGCTCGACCCGCTTAAGTCGACGCAGTTCTTTGTTGACGCAAGCGGCGCCGTGGTGCGGCAGGAAAAACGAGTGCTCGGTGGCCTGCTGTCGATGGAACTCACAACGGCCGACCAGGCTCTCGCGGCGATTTCAGGCCAACCACTGGACCTGGATGTTCGGTCGCTGATTCCCATCGACCGATTGTTGTCCACCGGCGCGGAACGACAGCAACTTGTGATCGATCTGACGGTAAAAAGTGGCTTTCTGAACGATATTCCGGAGACAGCGTTTCAGAAGGTGAGCCGTGTTGATGCGTCAACTCTACGAGTCACTCTGACAACGCCCGAACTTCCGCCCATTCGCGCCAATACGTCGTTTCGTCAGGCGAAGCAGCAGGCGATTCCACCCACTCGCTGGATGCAGCTAGAGGATCCCATCCTGCAGCGTATGGCGGCGACGGGGTCAGGAGGAAAGACGTCAGATGGTGAAGTGTGCCAGCAATTGGAACGGTTTGTGCAATCGAAAATCAGGCACTCGGCGTTCTCCATCAATCTGCAGTCTGCCGCAGACGTGGCTCGCACATTACGCGGTGATTGTACGGAACACGCCGTATTGCTGGCTGCCCTGATGCGAGTCAACGGGATTCCATCGCGAGTGGTCGGAGGGCTGGTACACACCAACCGCCAATATGGATTCATGGGCCATGTCTGGGTTGAAGCATTGGTCGAAGGCCAGTGGATTCCGTTCGATTCTGCAACCAGCGCGCATAGTCATGGCACAACTCATTTAAAGCTGACTCATTCCAACTTAAACGATGAAACAACCGGAGCTATTTCGCTGTTCCTGCCTGTACTGGACTTAGCCGGACGAGCGGCCATCAAGGTCGTCTCGCAACAATAA
- a CDS encoding ExbD/TolR family protein — MPLRTDSLEEPQLNLTPMIDIVFLLIIFFMVGTRFSEIEQQYDIELPTASAVEPMTSRPDAMVLNVARSGDVTIDGKIVPADQLLARLEAARKAYAEQAVLIRGDGEGVYQSIVDVMDVCHKAQIHRFSLAFQPRVPGAAP, encoded by the coding sequence ATGCCACTGCGAACTGACTCTCTTGAAGAACCGCAACTAAACCTTACGCCGATGATCGACATCGTGTTTTTGTTGATCATCTTCTTCATGGTGGGCACACGTTTCAGCGAAATCGAACAACAGTACGACATCGAACTTCCCACAGCTTCAGCCGTCGAACCCATGACCAGTCGCCCGGACGCCATGGTGCTGAACGTGGCTCGCAGTGGCGATGTCACCATCGACGGAAAGATCGTTCCGGCGGATCAGTTGCTGGCGCGGCTCGAAGCCGCTCGCAAAGCATACGCCGAACAGGCGGTGTTGATTCGAGGCGACGGTGAAGGCGTGTATCAGTCCATTGTCGATGTTATGGACGTGTGTCACAAAGCACAGATCCATCGCTTTTCACTCGCATTTCAGCCGCGAGTTCCCGGAGCCGCTCCATGA